A segment of the Acidiferrobacterales bacterium genome:
TTGGGAACCGTTGCTTCGGTTCCGTGGTATGTTCACCAAAAAAGGAACACCACCTGAGATCGTTGAGTATCTGGCCAAGGTATTCGCGGAAGCCTATCAGTCTGAAGAACACCAGGATTTTGTCAAGCGCAAGAGTCTGGACATCGTAGATTCATTCAGAAGTCGGGACGACACCACAAAAATACTTGAAGAGTCACTGGGCATCTATGCCGATGCATCCCGCGACCTGGGTCTTCCCGTCCGAGACGGCTTGTAAGGTATAACGAGGCGACCCTCGCTAAAGTAAACAACCGTCGACGGTTGTCGATGAGAATCGAAACTGTCAGCGGTTTCTTTTTTTTCTTGTTTGCAGGGAAACTGACATGGCGAATGCACAGGCAGCTGAGCGCAGCAGGTGGACTTACCTGCTTGAGGCAGGTGGTTGGCTCTTGTTTATTCTCCTCGCTTTCATATACACATTTCAATTTGATGGTCCGCTCCCTGTTTACGACTGGGGGCCTGCCCATTGGCCAAGGGTTATCCTGCTTTGCATGCTTGCGGCATCCCTGAGACTGCTATATCGCGACTGGCGCCAGAGCTCACTTTCTTTGCAATCCACAACCCAGACGGCCGGCGATGATGATTTCGCACGACTTGAGACTTCGGTCAAGATTCGTATGGTGCTGGTTTTCGCGGTGCCTGTTCTATATACCTTCCTGATGCACAAAATGGGGTTCTTGCTGGTCACTCCATTTTTTCTTTTCGGGTACATGTGGCTGATGGGAGTTCGCAGACTGAGGACGCTGATTATCCTGACAACTTGCATTTATTCGGCACTTGTACTTGTTTTCGTTAAGCTGATTTTCACGTACCTGCCTCCAGGTGCCGGTGTTTTCAATACGTTGAACGGAAAGTTTCTTGGAATATTGATGTAATGGAAGATTTTCTGTTTGGAACCCAGCAGCTGTTCACTGATCCGATTGGCATAGTCATATTTGTCGTCGGTTTGATCGGCGGTCTGGTTTTCGGTGCGGTTCCCGGACTGAGTCTGTTGACGCTGGCAGCGGTATTGTTACCGTTCACGGCATACATGTCATCTACGCATGCGATCATGTTGTATGGCGTCATATACGTTTCGGGAGTCTATGGAGGTGCGGTGACGGCGATCCTGTTCAACATCCCGGGATCAGTCGAAAATGCCCCAACTGCCTTTGACGGTTATCCTATGACCCTGCAGGGTGAATCCGGCAAGGCGATTGGGTACGCGGTTACCTGCTCAGCCGTGGGCGGCACTCTGGCAGCAGTTGCGATGATGGCGTTTACCGGGCCTGTAGCCGATTTTGCGATCAGGAATTTCGGACCGGTGGAGATTTTTGCGTTGGTATTTTTTGGTTTGGCGGTTGTTGCTGGAATCGGTACCAATTCAATCGCCAAGGGCTGGCTGTCATTGCTGATCGGTCTGTTGATCGGTTCAATCGGAAGTGACCCGGTCGGCGGCATTCCTCGATTCAATTTTGGAACACTGTATTTGCATGGCGGGGTCCATTTCATACCGTTGATTCTTGGTTTTTTCGCGGTTGCCGAGGTTTTTGTCCAAGGACTTAAGTTAGCCCGCGGCGAGTACTCATCGCCCTTAGTGTCGGTCTCCTATCCGACATTCTATGAATTCTGGAAAATGAAATTCGTTGTGGTAAGATCGGCATTCATCGGATTTTTCTGCGGTGTTCTGCCTGGAATTGGCGCAACGCTCGCGGCATTCATGTCATATAACGAAGCCGTTCGCTGGTCGAAAAATCCAGAAAAGTTCGGCAAGGGCAATCCAGTCGGGGTTGTCGCTCCCGAGACCGCAAACAATGCTGCAACTGGCGCTGCGATGATTCCATTGCTCGCACTGGGACTGCCGGGTGGCGCACTCACCGCGATGATGATTGGTGTATTCAATCTTCACGATATGGATGTCGGGCCCCTGATCATGATCGAAGCGCGGGACCTTGTATGGGTATTGTTTGCCTCAATGTTCTGGGCGAGTCTGGCAATTCTGCTGGTCGGCGTTGTTGAGGCGAAGGGAATTGTGAATCTTCTGAGAATTCCATTTCCGATTCTTGCACCGGCGATTCTGGTATTTGCCACGATCGGTGCATTTGCATTGCGTGGCAATATACTCGATGTCTATACCATGTTTGTCGCCGGAATCGCAGGTTTTCTGATGCGCCGCGGTGACTACTCGATTCCGGCATTGGTGATGGGCGTCATACTTGGGCAGATCGGCGAGGATACGTTTTCCCGATCGATGGTGCTGTTGGACTACAACGTGTTCGCATTGTTCACCAAGCCGATCAGTGGGATTCTGGTAGCCGCTGGTATTATCACCATTGTGATGAACATAGTCCGTCATCGGGAACTGTTTGGCAAATACTATGCTGAATTCAAAGACGAGAACGCCTGATCGTGCAAGTCATGGACAGACGATGCAGGTCAACTATCAACAATCTATTGAGGTAATGGTGTGAGTTATTCTGAACTGCGGGTAAATGGCGATCGGCTTTGGGACTCGCTGATGCGCATGGCACAGATTGGTGCCACACAAAAAGGTGGGGTTTGCCGTCTGGCTCTGACTGATCTGGACCTGGAAAGCAGGGATCTTCTTTCTGAGTGGTGCTTTTCAGAAGGTTGTGATCGAAAAGTCGATCCGATGGGGAATCTATTCTTCCGCAGACCTGGAACATCTTCAGATCAACGAGCCGTTGGGTCGGGCAGTCATCTTGACACCCAGCCGACAGGGGGCAAGTTTGACGGGGCGTACGGAGTCATGGCTGCGCTTGAGGTGATCCGGACCATGAATGATTCTGATGTCAGTACGGAACTGCCAGTTGAGCTGGTGGTATGGACCAATGAGGAAGGCTCCCGATTCCCACCGGCAATGATCGGCTCAGCAGTCTACGCAGGTGCGTTCGATCTTGAATATGGCCACAGTCGATCAGACTTGGATGGTCGCACGATGGGCGAGGAACTCAAACGGATCGGATACCTCGGTGATTCGCTGCCGAGTGATCATCAGTTTTCGGCGTTCTTCGAGGCCCATATCGAGCAGGGACCGATTCTGGAAGAGATGAATCTGCCGGTTGGAGTAGTTACCGGCGTTCAGGGTTCCCACTGGTACGACGTGACAATAGTCGGCGAGGAAACGCACGCAGGTCCTACACCAATGAATCGACGCAGGGACGCACTTCGGGGAGCATCGGAACTGCTTCCGAAAATCTACCGGATCGCGACGGATTCGGGATTTGATGCGAGGATCACTTTGGGAGAGTTTCGAATCTACCCGGGTTCCCGAAATACTGTCCCGTCCCGAGTCGAATTTACAATTGACTTTCGTCATCCAATACTGACGGAGTTCGACCGACTTGACCAACAGATCAAGGACACGGTCAATCAATTTGGGGAGCAGTCGAATTTGGATGTTGAAATCGATCACATCTGGCGATCCCCACCCATCGCATTTGATTCGAATTGCATTGATGTCGTTCGCAACAGTGCGAAAAATTGTGGTTATGGATTCAATGAAATGGTCAGTGGTGCCGGACACGATTCGGTCAATATCTCGGGTGTGGCGCCTACATCCATGATTTTTGTTCCATGTGATGGCGGTGTCAGTCACAATGAGGAAGAGAATATCTCGAAGGAGCAAGCTGAAGTCGGTGCAAACGTCTTGCTTCACAGCGTCCTTGCCCGCGCTGGCATTTCTGGATGAGCGATCGGGTCGACGTCCTCGGTATCGGCAACGCGATTGTAGACATACTTTGTCCTGCACAGGACTCTGACTTACAGGAATTGGGTCTTGACAAGGGTATGATGACCCTTGTCGACGGCGAAACTGTCGGGCAACTGAAACAGGCAGTTGCAGTCGACTCCATGCAATCTGGCGGTTCTGTCGCCAACTCGGTTGCGCAACTGTCAGCGCTTGGCGGACGCGGTCAATTCATCGGTAAGGTTGCGGACGATCATGTTGGCGATAAATTCCGCCAGGAGATGATCGATCTGTCGATCAGGTTTGAAACATCACCGATGGAGTCGCAGATATCGACCGGGTGTTGTTATATTTTTGTTACGCCCGACGCACAAAGAACGATGTGCACCCATCTCGGCGCCAGCGGGTTGCTGACAACCGACGACCTGGATCCCGCGGCAGTATCACTGGCATCGGTTGTCCTGATAGAAGGCTATTTGTGGGATTTACCGGATTCGGTCGAACTGATTCATGAGACTGTTCGGGTCGCCAAACATTCCCAGACTCTGGTCGCATTATCACTTTCCGATCCGTTACTCGTGAACCGCCATCGCGATCGCTTGCAGGATTTCATACACAACCATGTCGACATTGTTTTTGCGAATGAGCTTGAATGGAAGAATCTGTGCGAATCGGAACGTGAGGAATTGGGGCGAACCACAAACCGAATTGCCGAGCACACAGTCATTACTCGAGGCGAGCAGGGATCCGTAGTTACGTTGAAGGGTACCACCTGCACTCGCCCGGCTGATCCGGTATCGGAAGTTGTAGATACAACAGGGGCCGGAGACGCATACGCGGCAGGCTATCTGTATGGCCTTACCCGCAATTGGTCAGTAGAGCGCTGCATGGAGTTGGCATCGAAAACCGCTGCGCAAACGATTGCTCACATGGGCGCCCGCCTGGGAAGTTCGATCTGATGTCTCGTCCCTGTCCGGTATCTTCAGGTCAACACACTGCGTGTGCTATATGAGACCCATCATGGTATCTGCGTCGCTGACCTCGAATTTTCCCGGACCCTCCCGATTCAGGGCGGTGACCACTCCGTCTTCGACGATCATCGCATAACGGTCTGAACGCATCCCCAATCCTCTATCGGTGAGGTCAAGTTCAATTCCAACTGCCGCCGTAAACTTTGCGCTTCCGTCTGCAAGCATAAGTATGTTTTCGGCATTCGAAACTTCACCCCAAGCACCCATGACAAAGACGTCATTGACTGCAAGACAGGCGATGGTGTCTACACCTTTCGCCTTGATGGCGTCAGCATTGACAACGTAGCCGGGAAGGTGGGCTTTGGAGCAGGTGGGTGTATAAGCCCCGGGTACTGCAAACAAAAGGACTTTCTTACCGTCAAAAATATCTGATGTGCGAATCTCAGCAGGACCGTCATCAGTCATATGGTACAAGGTAACGTCCGGAATTCTATCGCCAACAGCAATCGTCATGGTTATATCCTCCATAAAGCTTCAGTAACTCAGGTCAGCCATCGTTCGGATGGCACTATATATTCACGGTTATTTTATCAATGACCGCTGATTCGACACTGAAGAATGCAAACTGGGGAAACTGTCCAATCGAATCTCAAAAACTTTGATGTCCATTCCCACTGCGTACGAACAGGGTTCGAAGCGCTCGACAACAGCTCAACCCGACTTAGAAAATACGGACCTCCCAGAGGGATCAATCGTACAATAGGACCATGGCTCAGGAGTCCTTGATACAAATGGTTTGTCGCTGCCGGGTGTTGTTCGGATCCAACGAGTAGTTACGCCGCATGAATGAACCGAAACTACCCAAAACCGCTGAGCTTGACGAGCTTGTCAGTCAGTATTCGGATATAGAGTTCGTTGACGCTATATTTGCAGATCTTCATGGTTACATTCGCGGCAAGAGATTTCCAATTGACGAAGCTGGCAAGATTTACACGTCCGGTATTCAGATACCGGACAGTTCCTTCTTTCTCGATCCGCAAGGAGATTCGGGTGACCCTTGCGGGCGCGGTTTTTCTGATGGCGACCCTGACAGCACGCTGAGGCCAGTTCCGGGAACTGCTTGTTATGTCCCCTGGGGTACGGGGAAAGGTGCACAGGTCCTGGTTGAGTTGTACAACGAGGATGGGTCATCAAACTATTCGGACCCAAGACAACTGGCGGCCCGGGCTGTGGATAATTTTCGAAACCTGGGATACCGTCTGCATATCGCATTTGAGCTTGAATTCTATCTGTTGGATGAAAGCTCGGATGACCGGGGCAGACCCCGATTTCCAAGCAAGTTTGATGAAGACAGCGGTGAGATACCCACCCAAGTCTATTCGCTGAGTGATTTGGACCGGCAACATGAATTTCTGACAGGTGTACAGGATGCCTGCCGAATTCAAGGTATTCCGTCATCGACTACAACATCCGAATATTCCCCATACCAATATGAAGTCAATCTTCGGCATACTGATGATCCGTTGGCAGCGGCTGATTATTGCGCACTATTGCGACGTATAGTCAAGGAGAATGCTTCGGGACTTGGTATGCGGGCGACGTTCATGCCGAAACCATTCGTTGACTACAGTGGCAGCGGTATGCATATTCACCTGAGTATGGCGGATAGATCAGGAAACAACGTATTTCGCGGGGACGACGAGTACGGTAGTTCCCTGATGAGGCAAGCAATTGGTGGCTTGCTGGACTCGATGGCGGATATGTTCGCGATATTCGCACCAGGAAGGAATTCTTTTCGACGTTTCGTGCCGGATATGTTTGTACCTGTTAACAGGACGTGGGGATACAACAACCGTTCTGTTGCGATTCGAATCCCCGGCGGTCCTGATCACGCCCGTCGGCTGGAGCACCGGGTTGCTGGCGCTGATGCAAATCCCTATCTGGTACTGATCGCTATTCTGGGCGGAATCAACCACGGCATTGCTGAAGGAATCGATCCGGGTGAGGCAAAATCCTTCGTCAATGTCAGCGCACAAATCGATGAATCACTACCTCTCGAGTGGGAAAGGTCCATCGCAGTTTTTGAGAAATCTGAGTTTGCGGAGCGTTATTTCAGCCGCGAATACGTCGATCTTTACTGTGCCGTGAAACGGGATGAAGTGATCAAATACCGCAATTACATCACAGATCGAGACTATCAGCTCTATCTGTAATCTGCATGAGCGCTCCCATGGTGGCGTCCCATACTGAGTCCTACTACGCGACCACTGCGGTCGGCATGGTCGACTATCCGTTGCTGGCAGGTTCAGAGAAATGCGATGTATGCGTCATCGGAGGCGGTTTCACTGGTATATCCACAGCACTGAATTTGGCTGAAATGGGATTTGATGTCGTGTTGCTGGAAGCGAATCGAATCGGCTGGGGTGCATCAGGAAGAAATGGCGGCCAGATGGGCACCGGCTACAATTGGACCCAAGCTGAACTGGAGCATGAATTCGGTGACGAAACCGCCCAAGCCTTGTGGAACCTAAGTGAACTGGCTAAAAAGGAGGTGACTGACCGAATCGAAAAGCATCGTATTCCGTGTGACTTCAAACATGGTGTGGTAGCTGCCGCTTTCACCAGGAAATTCGTAAACCGATACCGGGAAAATACACATCACCTGCGAGAAAGATACAATCATCATTCCATTCGATTTCTGGAGCGCGACGAAATCGGGGAGTTGCTCGGTACCGATCGGTACTGGGCGGGCACACTGGATACAAGTTCCGGGCACCTTCATCCTCTCAACCTGGCTATCGGACTCGCCCGTGCAGCTTCGCAGGCAAAGGTACGAATCTACGAAGACACACGTGTAACTTCCTGCAAACAGACAACACAGGGCGCGGACGTGACCACCAAGCGCGGTGGCGTTATACATGCTTCAATGGTGGTTTTCGCGTGCAATGCCTATATCGGTAACGTTGCGCATAGAATAAGCAGAAAAATCATGCCTTTTTTCAGTTGCATCGCAGCCACTGAACCTCTGACACAAGAAATTGCAAACGCAATCAATCGTGACGATGTCGCGGTACACGACTCGAGATTCTGCTTGGATTACTATCGGCTGTCAGCCGATCGCCGGTTAATATTTGGTGGCGCAGAAAAGTACATACCGGCAGCTACAGGTGGTATCGAGCGTGCCATTCGACCGAGGATCTGTCATCTTTACCCTGAACTCAAGAACATCGCAATCGATTATGCGTGGGGTGGAAAGATAGCAGTAACGAGAAGCAGATTGCCATCGGTCGGCCGAATTCAAGGAGACATATATTACGCACAGGGATTTTCCGGCCATGGGGTGGCGCTGACGAATATTGTCGGCAAGGTCATTGCGGAAATGATTTCCGGAACAGCGGAGAATTTCGATCATTTCGCTTGCGTTGCGCACAAGTCCTTTCCCGGGGGACACTATCTACGCTGGCCGGTACATATCCTGACGATGCTGAGTCTGAGTGCATTGGATCGGATCAATTCCCGATTCGGCGCAGTCAGATAGATTCCGATTGCGGTTCACACTGCAGTTGCCGAGTGCGCGGGTACCGCCTTACGGACAAAGTAGTCGGGATCTTTTCTCTGTTTATTGATTCCATATGGGAGACTGTCGGGAAGCCGGCATCGTGAAATTGTTGGTCACGGCTGTAACGCGCCTGTAATCGGCACATAATCTGGTTTTTTCAGCAGCGAATGAGTATATTGGATTGAGACCGGATTGATTTTCAAACAATTGAGATTCCCTTCAATCGGTATGATCAGGTAAGCTTGAAGTTTTCTGAGGAGGATTAAAGTGTCAAGTGCAGTTGAAACCGTTGCGGAACTTGGTGCGATACAAGAACTGCAGAATTTATTCGGCGACCGCATTGTGACTTCTCGTAGCGCGTGTCGGGAATTTGGTTCGGATGAGTCGTTCCACGGCAACTATCCGCCAGATGCGGTCTTCGCTCCACGCTCA
Coding sequences within it:
- a CDS encoding adenosine kinase, with protein sequence MSDRVDVLGIGNAIVDILCPAQDSDLQELGLDKGMMTLVDGETVGQLKQAVAVDSMQSGGSVANSVAQLSALGGRGQFIGKVADDHVGDKFRQEMIDLSIRFETSPMESQISTGCCYIFVTPDAQRTMCTHLGASGLLTTDDLDPAAVSLASVVLIEGYLWDLPDSVELIHETVRVAKHSQTLVALSLSDPLLVNRHRDRLQDFIHNHVDIVFANELEWKNLCESEREELGRTTNRIAEHTVITRGEQGSVVTLKGTTCTRPADPVSEVVDTTGAGDAYAAGYLYGLTRNWSVERCMELASKTAAQTIAHMGARLGSSI
- a CDS encoding tripartite tricarboxylate transporter TctB family protein, which gives rise to MANAQAAERSRWTYLLEAGGWLLFILLAFIYTFQFDGPLPVYDWGPAHWPRVILLCMLAASLRLLYRDWRQSSLSLQSTTQTAGDDDFARLETSVKIRMVLVFAVPVLYTFLMHKMGFLLVTPFFLFGYMWLMGVRRLRTLIILTTCIYSALVLVFVKLIFTYLPPGAGVFNTLNGKFLGILM
- a CDS encoding glutamine synthetase family protein translates to MNEPKLPKTAELDELVSQYSDIEFVDAIFADLHGYIRGKRFPIDEAGKIYTSGIQIPDSSFFLDPQGDSGDPCGRGFSDGDPDSTLRPVPGTACYVPWGTGKGAQVLVELYNEDGSSNYSDPRQLAARAVDNFRNLGYRLHIAFELEFYLLDESSDDRGRPRFPSKFDEDSGEIPTQVYSLSDLDRQHEFLTGVQDACRIQGIPSSTTTSEYSPYQYEVNLRHTDDPLAAADYCALLRRIVKENASGLGMRATFMPKPFVDYSGSGMHIHLSMADRSGNNVFRGDDEYGSSLMRQAIGGLLDSMADMFAIFAPGRNSFRRFVPDMFVPVNRTWGYNNRSVAIRIPGGPDHARRLEHRVAGADANPYLVLIAILGGINHGIAEGIDPGEAKSFVNVSAQIDESLPLEWERSIAVFEKSEFAERYFSREYVDLYCAVKRDEVIKYRNYITDRDYQLYL
- a CDS encoding peroxiredoxin; translated protein: MTIAVGDRIPDVTLYHMTDDGPAEIRTSDIFDGKKVLLFAVPGAYTPTCSKAHLPGYVVNADAIKAKGVDTIACLAVNDVFVMGAWGEVSNAENILMLADGSAKFTAAVGIELDLTDRGLGMRSDRYAMIVEDGVVTALNREGPGKFEVSDADTMMGLI
- a CDS encoding Zn-dependent hydrolase, with protein sequence MSYSELRVNGDRLWDSLMRMAQIGATQKGGVCRLALTDLDLESRDLLSEWCFSEGCDRKVDPMGNLFFRRPGTSSDQRAVGSGSHLDTQPTGGKFDGAYGVMAALEVIRTMNDSDVSTELPVELVVWTNEEGSRFPPAMIGSAVYAGAFDLEYGHSRSDLDGRTMGEELKRIGYLGDSLPSDHQFSAFFEAHIEQGPILEEMNLPVGVVTGVQGSHWYDVTIVGEETHAGPTPMNRRRDALRGASELLPKIYRIATDSGFDARITLGEFRIYPGSRNTVPSRVEFTIDFRHPILTEFDRLDQQIKDTVNQFGEQSNLDVEIDHIWRSPPIAFDSNCIDVVRNSAKNCGYGFNEMVSGAGHDSVNISGVAPTSMIFVPCDGGVSHNEEENISKEQAEVGANVLLHSVLARAGISG
- a CDS encoding tripartite tricarboxylate transporter permease, encoding MEDFLFGTQQLFTDPIGIVIFVVGLIGGLVFGAVPGLSLLTLAAVLLPFTAYMSSTHAIMLYGVIYVSGVYGGAVTAILFNIPGSVENAPTAFDGYPMTLQGESGKAIGYAVTCSAVGGTLAAVAMMAFTGPVADFAIRNFGPVEIFALVFFGLAVVAGIGTNSIAKGWLSLLIGLLIGSIGSDPVGGIPRFNFGTLYLHGGVHFIPLILGFFAVAEVFVQGLKLARGEYSSPLVSVSYPTFYEFWKMKFVVVRSAFIGFFCGVLPGIGATLAAFMSYNEAVRWSKNPEKFGKGNPVGVVAPETANNAATGAAMIPLLALGLPGGALTAMMIGVFNLHDMDVGPLIMIEARDLVWVLFASMFWASLAILLVGVVEAKGIVNLLRIPFPILAPAILVFATIGAFALRGNILDVYTMFVAGIAGFLMRRGDYSIPALVMGVILGQIGEDTFSRSMVLLDYNVFALFTKPISGILVAAGIITIVMNIVRHRELFGKYYAEFKDENA
- a CDS encoding FAD-binding oxidoreductase; its protein translation is MSAPMVASHTESYYATTAVGMVDYPLLAGSEKCDVCVIGGGFTGISTALNLAEMGFDVVLLEANRIGWGASGRNGGQMGTGYNWTQAELEHEFGDETAQALWNLSELAKKEVTDRIEKHRIPCDFKHGVVAAAFTRKFVNRYRENTHHLRERYNHHSIRFLERDEIGELLGTDRYWAGTLDTSSGHLHPLNLAIGLARAASQAKVRIYEDTRVTSCKQTTQGADVTTKRGGVIHASMVVFACNAYIGNVAHRISRKIMPFFSCIAATEPLTQEIANAINRDDVAVHDSRFCLDYYRLSADRRLIFGGAEKYIPAATGGIERAIRPRICHLYPELKNIAIDYAWGGKIAVTRSRLPSVGRIQGDIYYAQGFSGHGVALTNIVGKVIAEMISGTAENFDHFACVAHKSFPGGHYLRWPVHILTMLSLSALDRINSRFGAVR